CCCCAGACGCTTTCAGTCAAATCCCTAAAGAAGGCCCCCTTGTTGTCATTGCCAACCATCCTTTTGGCGTCCTCGACGGCCTGACCATTTGCCACCTTGCTTCGCGCATGCGCGCCAACTTCCAGATCCTCACCAACAGCGTGCTCTGCCAGGACCCTGCATTGGATCCCTACCTGCTACCGGTGAGTTTCGACGAAACGCGCGAAGCCATGCACATGAACATCAACACCAAACAGGAAGCGCTCAAAACCCTGAACAGTGGAGGCGCCGTCGTCATATTCCCCGGCGGCGGTATTTCTACGGCAGTAAGCTGGCGGGGCGAAGTGACAGATCTGGAGTGGAAAAGATTTGCTGCCAAGCTGATCCAGTTGTCTCGGGCCACCGTAATTCCAATTTACTTCCATGGGCAAAACAGCCGGCTTTTTCAGTTTGTCAGTCAGTTTAGCCTCACCCTTCGGCTATCACTGCTTCTGTATGAAGTCAATCGTATGATGGGGACCACCCTCCAGCTTGAAATAGGAGACCCGTTGCCTTTTGCCAAATTGGCGCCGATTAAAGACCGACAGGCCCTCCTCGATTACTTGCGCGAACACGTATATGGCCTTGCAAAACGCCCCTGAAGTTTCTAACCCATGCATCGCTAATTTCCCAAAAGTTTTATAGGTTACCTCTTATCCCGCTTTATAGGTCTCGCCGAACCAGCTCCATGCAATATCAGAAGCTTCCCGCCCTCTTCCTCTTTCTTGTATGTGGACTCCTCAGCACGCCTGCTGCCGCACAGGACAATCTCAAAGCTGTACCCCCTACAGATCCACAATATGAGCTCGATCGCCTGAATATTGCTGAAGGGTTTGAGCTCAATCTGTTTGCTGCAGATCCGATGATCGAGAAACCCATCCAGATGACATGGGATGAGCATGGCCGGCTCTGGATTGTGGGCAGTGCCGTGTATCCGCATATGCTGCCTGGCCAGCAACCCAATGACAAAGTCTTCATTCTTGAAGACACTGACGGTGATGGGCAGGCGGATAAGTCAACAGTTTTTGCTGATGGCCTCCTAACCCCAACCGGGCTACTCATTGGGGATGGCGGCGCCTACGTTGCAAACTCCACCGAACTCCTGCACCTGCGCGACCTGGATGGTGACGGGTATGCAGAAGACCGTCGCGTCGTATTGCGCGGATTTGGTGCCGATGATACGCACCACATCATCCATTCTTTTCGCTGGGCCCCCGACGGTATGATGTACATCAACCAGTCGATTTATATTTTTAGCCACATCGAAACACCATGGGGTGTACGCCGGCTACGACAAGGCGGCATCTGGCACTTCCGGCCTGAAAACATGAAGCTGGATGTCTTTGCACGCGGATTTGTTAATCCGTGGGGGCATTCTTTTGATACCTGGGGACAGTCGTTTGCAACAGACGGAGCCTTTGGCGAGGGCATCAACCATGTTT
The genomic region above belongs to Bacteroidota bacterium and contains:
- a CDS encoding lysophospholipid acyltransferase family protein, which codes for PDAFSQIPKEGPLVVIANHPFGVLDGLTICHLASRMRANFQILTNSVLCQDPALDPYLLPVSFDETREAMHMNINTKQEALKTLNSGGAVVIFPGGGISTAVSWRGEVTDLEWKRFAAKLIQLSRATVIPIYFHGQNSRLFQFVSQFSLTLRLSLLLYEVNRMMGTTLQLEIGDPLPFAKLAPIKDRQALLDYLREHVYGLAKRP